The following are encoded in a window of Haloarcula halophila genomic DNA:
- the smc gene encoding chromosome segregation protein SMC — protein MHIKELVLDNFKSFGRKTRIPFYDDFTTISGPNGSGKSNIIDAVLFTLGLARTSGIRAEKLTDLIYNPGHADEDADVSGERQASCEVILANDDRTLDRSQVVNAAGTEDVGDVDEISIKRRVKQTEDNYYSYYYINGRSVNLSDIQDLLAQAGVTPEGYNVVMQGDVTEIINMTAGARREIIDEIAGVSQFDAKKEDAFEELEVVQERIDEAELRIEEKQDRLDQLEDERETALEYQSLREEKEEYEGYRKAAELEDKRAELDAVESDIEELETELADLQAELDERQGKVVRLEDELQELNQEIERKGEDEQLAIKRDIEEIKGDISRFEDKIEAAEAAVEEAENERRQAFVQIDRKQESIDELESEIRETKVEQSNLKADIAEKEAELADVQERIDAVGEEFEEVKDELEAKRDRLETLKSEHNDLQREQDRLLDEARRRSNEEDEKRDRIEECEARIPDLEADIEDLETELEKARENKATIGEVVDDLRAEKRQLQSDLDELEDEISAKQQEYAELEAKAGQEGDSSYGRAVTTILNNDFGGVHGTVGQLGGVDPEYATACETAAGGRLAHVVVDDDGVGQQCIDYLKSRNAGRATFLPITKMQRRSLPSLPSHDGVVDFAYNLVDFDSEYAGIFAYVLGDTVIVDDMDTARDLIGDFRMVTVEGDLVEKSGAMTGGSSSGTRYSFSGGAGKLERVAQRITDLEEEREGVRSDLRDVEERLDDARDRESDATEQVRDIEAQIERKQEAVDDTRARIEELDEELAEIAAERANVADEMDELEAEIEAKDEEIAALQTEIDELEAEVEDSELPALTDEREAIQGEIDDLEDRLDELEGSRNELELEKQYAEDAVEELHDDIEAAQNRKAEQEERIAEFEEQVAQKQELKAEKEAKIADLEEELADLKAEREELREALSAAKEARDEQQTAVSEVERDLEDARDDRDRLEWEIDELEAQVGEYDPEDVPDHDTVEAEIERLVGEMEALEPVNMRAIDEYDDVAADLDELEDKRETLVEEADGIRERIDTYEARKKETFMESFDAINEQFEEIFERLSNGTGHLHLENEDDPFDGGLTMKAQPADKPIQRLNAMSGGEKSLTALAFIFAIQRHNPAPFYALDEVDAFLDAANAELVGELVDELAGDAQFVVVSHRSAMLDRSERAIGVMMQGDNVSAVTGIDLSGTDESEEAPADD, from the coding sequence ATGCACATCAAAGAGCTCGTTCTGGACAACTTCAAGAGCTTCGGGCGGAAGACCCGAATCCCGTTCTACGACGATTTCACGACGATCAGCGGTCCGAACGGCTCAGGCAAGTCCAACATCATCGACGCCGTCCTCTTCACCCTCGGCCTGGCCCGCACGTCGGGCATCCGGGCCGAGAAACTGACAGATCTCATCTACAACCCCGGCCACGCCGACGAGGACGCCGACGTCTCCGGCGAGCGCCAGGCCAGCTGTGAGGTCATCCTGGCCAACGACGACCGCACGCTCGACCGTTCGCAGGTCGTCAACGCCGCCGGCACCGAGGACGTCGGCGACGTCGACGAGATCTCGATCAAACGCCGGGTCAAACAGACCGAGGACAACTACTACTCCTACTACTACATCAACGGCCGCTCGGTCAACCTCTCGGACATCCAGGACCTGCTCGCACAGGCCGGTGTCACGCCGGAGGGGTACAACGTCGTCATGCAGGGCGACGTGACCGAGATCATCAACATGACCGCCGGCGCCCGGCGGGAGATCATCGACGAGATCGCCGGCGTCTCGCAGTTCGACGCCAAGAAAGAGGACGCCTTCGAGGAACTGGAGGTCGTCCAGGAGCGCATCGACGAGGCCGAGTTACGTATCGAGGAGAAACAGGACCGGCTCGACCAGCTAGAGGACGAACGCGAGACGGCTCTGGAGTACCAGTCGCTGCGCGAGGAGAAAGAGGAGTACGAGGGCTACCGAAAGGCGGCGGAACTGGAAGACAAGCGCGCGGAACTGGACGCCGTCGAGAGCGATATCGAGGAGCTGGAGACCGAACTCGCGGACCTCCAGGCCGAACTCGACGAGCGCCAGGGGAAGGTCGTCCGCCTGGAAGACGAACTCCAGGAACTGAACCAGGAGATCGAGCGCAAAGGCGAGGACGAGCAGCTCGCGATCAAACGCGACATCGAGGAGATCAAAGGCGACATCTCCCGGTTCGAGGACAAGATCGAGGCCGCCGAGGCGGCCGTCGAGGAGGCCGAAAACGAGCGCCGCCAGGCGTTCGTCCAGATCGACCGCAAACAAGAGAGTATCGACGAGCTGGAGAGCGAGATCCGCGAGACGAAAGTCGAGCAGTCCAACCTCAAGGCCGACATCGCCGAGAAGGAGGCCGAACTGGCCGACGTCCAAGAACGGATCGACGCCGTCGGCGAGGAGTTCGAGGAGGTCAAAGACGAACTCGAAGCCAAACGTGATCGGCTAGAGACGCTCAAGAGCGAGCACAACGACCTCCAGCGCGAGCAGGACCGGCTGCTCGACGAGGCCCGTCGGCGCTCTAACGAGGAAGACGAGAAACGGGACCGGATCGAGGAGTGTGAAGCGCGCATCCCCGATCTGGAGGCGGACATCGAGGATTTAGAGACCGAACTGGAGAAAGCCCGAGAGAACAAGGCGACCATCGGCGAGGTGGTCGACGACCTGCGGGCGGAGAAACGACAACTCCAGTCGGATCTTGACGAGCTAGAAGACGAGATCAGCGCCAAACAACAGGAGTACGCCGAACTCGAAGCCAAAGCCGGCCAGGAGGGCGATTCCTCCTACGGCCGCGCGGTGACGACCATCCTGAACAACGACTTCGGGGGGGTCCACGGCACCGTCGGGCAGCTCGGCGGCGTCGATCCCGAGTACGCGACGGCCTGTGAGACGGCCGCCGGGGGACGACTAGCACACGTCGTCGTCGACGACGACGGCGTCGGTCAGCAGTGTATCGACTACCTCAAATCGCGCAACGCCGGCCGGGCGACGTTCCTGCCGATCACGAAGATGCAGCGCCGGTCGCTGCCGTCGCTGCCGAGCCACGACGGCGTCGTCGACTTCGCGTACAATCTCGTGGACTTCGACTCGGAGTACGCCGGCATCTTCGCCTATGTGCTCGGCGACACCGTGATCGTCGACGACATGGACACGGCACGGGACCTCATCGGCGACTTCCGGATGGTCACCGTGGAGGGTGACCTCGTCGAGAAGAGCGGCGCGATGACCGGCGGTTCCTCGTCGGGGACGCGGTACTCCTTCTCCGGTGGGGCCGGCAAACTCGAACGGGTCGCACAGCGGATCACCGATCTGGAGGAAGAACGTGAGGGCGTCCGCAGCGACCTCCGGGACGTCGAGGAGCGACTGGACGACGCCCGCGACCGGGAGTCCGACGCGACCGAGCAGGTCCGGGACATCGAGGCCCAGATCGAACGCAAGCAGGAAGCCGTCGACGACACACGGGCCCGCATCGAGGAACTCGACGAGGAGCTGGCGGAGATCGCGGCCGAGCGAGCGAACGTCGCCGACGAGATGGACGAACTGGAAGCCGAGATCGAGGCTAAAGACGAGGAGATCGCGGCGCTACAAACCGAGATCGACGAGCTAGAGGCCGAAGTCGAGGACTCCGAGCTCCCGGCGCTGACCGACGAGCGTGAGGCCATCCAGGGCGAGATCGACGACTTGGAGGACCGGCTCGACGAACTGGAGGGCAGCCGGAACGAACTCGAACTGGAGAAACAGTACGCAGAGGACGCCGTCGAGGAGCTCCACGACGACATCGAGGCCGCACAGAACCGGAAAGCCGAACAGGAAGAACGGATCGCCGAGTTCGAAGAACAGGTCGCACAGAAGCAGGAACTCAAAGCCGAGAAGGAGGCGAAGATCGCCGACCTGGAGGAAGAACTGGCCGACCTCAAGGCCGAGCGCGAGGAGCTTCGCGAGGCACTCTCGGCGGCAAAGGAGGCCCGCGACGAGCAACAGACCGCCGTCAGCGAGGTCGAGCGTGACCTCGAAGACGCCCGGGACGACCGTGACCGCCTGGAGTGGGAGATCGACGAGCTCGAAGCCCAGGTCGGGGAGTACGACCCCGAGGACGTCCCGGACCACGACACCGTCGAGGCCGAGATCGAGCGCCTCGTCGGGGAGATGGAGGCGCTCGAACCGGTCAACATGCGTGCGATCGACGAGTACGACGACGTGGCCGCGGATCTCGACGAACTGGAGGACAAACGCGAGACGCTCGTCGAGGAGGCCGACGGTATCCGGGAGCGCATCGACACCTACGAGGCCCGCAAGAAGGAGACGTTCATGGAGTCGTTCGACGCCATCAACGAGCAGTTCGAGGAGATCTTCGAGCGGCTCTCGAACGGCACCGGCCACCTCCACCTCGAGAACGAGGACGACCCCTTCGACGGCGGCCTGACGATGAAAGCCCAGCCCGCCGACAAGCCCATCCAGCGGCTTAACGCGATGTCCGGGGGCGAGAAGTCACTGACTGCGCTGGCGTTCATCTTCGCCATCCAGCGGCACAACCCCGCCCCGTTCTACGCCCTGGACGAGGTCGACGCCTTCCTCGATGCCGCCAACGCCGAACTCGTCGGCGAACTCGTCGACGAACTGGCCGGCGATGCCCAGTTCGTGGTCGTTTCCCATCGCTCGGCGATGCTCGACCGTTCAGAGCGCGCGATCGGCGTGATGATGCAGGGCGACAACGTCTCGGCCGTTACCGGGATCGATCTCTCGGGCACAGACGAGAGTGAGGAAGCACCCGCGGACGACTGA
- a CDS encoding segregation/condensation protein A: MTDDDIPLDISGHEDREPPGSDSQAGSDGTREEREPPGSDDAESLLDDSPEEGTADGEDEEVEPVEVLVQLADDGEIDPWDIDVVEVTDKFLDHIDDADLRTSGRVLFYASVLIRMKSDAMLGEDEPAEEPAEPWEQAMTEDAPIEDPDPFTALESEMDRRLERRRARGMPQTLDELVRDLREAERDSWWKESREYDTSDSPSGYDRGTQELDYRANDDFRMDDEPTVDDVTGTAHAEDMDAIIEDVHAAVREHYDQGREEVLYEEVETAGGTRVETFLGLLFLAHRGQVRLQQDDLFGDLWIQDPNAVLSSEEAVAD, from the coding sequence ATGACAGACGACGACATCCCCCTGGACATCAGCGGACACGAGGACAGGGAGCCGCCAGGCTCCGACAGTCAAGCGGGGAGCGACGGGACCCGCGAGGAAAGGGAGCCGCCAGGCTCCGACGACGCGGAGTCGCTGCTCGACGACTCGCCGGAGGAAGGGACAGCCGACGGCGAAGACGAGGAGGTCGAACCCGTCGAGGTGCTCGTCCAGTTGGCCGACGACGGGGAGATCGATCCCTGGGACATCGACGTCGTCGAGGTGACCGACAAGTTCCTCGACCACATCGACGACGCGGACCTGCGGACCTCCGGGCGGGTCCTGTTCTACGCCTCCGTGCTCATCCGGATGAAAAGCGACGCGATGCTCGGAGAGGACGAGCCAGCCGAAGAACCCGCAGAACCCTGGGAACAGGCGATGACCGAGGACGCGCCGATCGAAGACCCGGACCCGTTCACCGCACTGGAGTCCGAGATGGACCGGCGGCTCGAACGCCGGCGCGCCCGGGGAATGCCACAGACGCTGGACGAACTCGTCCGTGACCTCCGGGAGGCAGAACGGGACTCCTGGTGGAAGGAGTCCCGGGAGTACGACACCAGCGACTCCCCGAGCGGCTACGACCGCGGGACACAGGAACTGGACTACCGGGCCAACGACGACTTCCGGATGGACGACGAGCCGACGGTCGACGACGTCACCGGAACGGCCCACGCGGAGGACATGGACGCGATCATCGAGGACGTCCACGCAGCCGTCCGGGAACACTACGACCAGGGCCGCGAGGAGGTGCTGTACGAGGAAGTCGAGACCGCCGGCGGCACCCGCGTCGAGACGTTCCTGGGACTGCTCTTTCTGGCCCACCGCGGGCAGGTCCGTCTCCAGCAGGACGACCTCTTCGGCGACCTCTGGATACAGGACCCCAACGCGGTGCTGAGTTCTGAAGAGGCCGTCGCGGACTGA
- a CDS encoding cation:proton antiporter, whose amino-acid sequence MANLLEVGVMFAAIAAAGVLSTRLDKSVIPFYIVVGMVLSPSVAGQFSVGGYAVPSVESTEFVEIGAELGIVFLLFFLGLEFNPSRLVESRDRIVRAGVIDFAVNFTAGLLLGFVLFGDPLAALLVAGIVYISSSAIITKSLIDLGWIANDEADPLLGTLVFEDLVIAVYLTIAAALVAGGNDLVETVTSVGVAVGFILALVLVVYLGTAWFERSLATSSREFTVLRAIGITVLVAGAALALGVSEAVAAFFVGMAFASTSHVHDLSELLEPIRDTFAAVFFFWIGVETDPALVAGVAGLVAVAAVVSVPTKAVSGYLGGRVYGLSIRRSTRVGLGMVTRGEFSLIIAAVALTGAGGSLSAAMAGELYSFAVGYVLVMSILGTLLMQYSEPIETAVESRLGG is encoded by the coding sequence GTGGCAAACCTGTTAGAAGTCGGCGTGATGTTCGCGGCCATCGCGGCCGCTGGCGTGCTCTCGACCCGGCTGGACAAGTCCGTCATCCCCTTCTACATCGTCGTCGGGATGGTGCTCTCGCCGTCGGTCGCCGGCCAGTTCTCGGTCGGCGGCTACGCGGTGCCGAGCGTCGAGTCCACCGAGTTCGTCGAGATCGGTGCCGAACTCGGGATCGTCTTCCTCCTCTTCTTCCTGGGCCTGGAGTTCAATCCGAGTCGACTCGTCGAGAGCCGCGACCGCATCGTCCGGGCTGGCGTCATCGACTTCGCGGTGAACTTCACCGCGGGTCTCCTGTTGGGGTTCGTCCTCTTCGGCGACCCGCTGGCTGCCCTGCTGGTCGCCGGTATCGTCTACATCTCCTCGTCGGCGATCATCACGAAGTCGCTCATCGACCTGGGGTGGATCGCCAACGACGAGGCCGACCCGCTACTGGGGACACTCGTCTTCGAGGACCTCGTCATCGCCGTCTACCTGACGATCGCTGCCGCGCTCGTCGCGGGCGGGAACGATCTCGTGGAGACGGTAACCTCCGTCGGCGTCGCCGTCGGCTTCATCCTCGCGCTCGTCCTGGTCGTCTACCTGGGGACCGCGTGGTTCGAGCGGTCGCTGGCAACCAGTTCCCGGGAGTTCACCGTCCTCCGGGCGATCGGGATCACGGTGCTCGTCGCCGGCGCGGCCCTGGCGCTGGGCGTCAGCGAGGCCGTCGCGGCCTTCTTCGTCGGGATGGCCTTCGCCTCGACCTCCCACGTCCACGACCTGTCGGAACTGCTCGAACCGATCCGGGACACCTTCGCCGCGGTCTTTTTCTTCTGGATCGGCGTCGAGACCGACCCCGCGCTGGTCGCCGGGGTCGCGGGTCTGGTCGCCGTCGCGGCCGTCGTCTCGGTCCCGACGAAAGCCGTCTCGGGCTATCTCGGCGGCCGCGTCTACGGCCTCAGTATCCGGCGCTCGACGCGGGTCGGCCTGGGGATGGTCACCCGCGGGGAGTTCTCGCTGATCATCGCCGCCGTGGCGCTGACCGGCGCCGGCGGGTCGCTGTCGGCCGCGATGGCCGGAGAGCTCTACTCGTTTGCCGTCGGCTACGTCCTCGTGATGAGCATCCTCGGCACGCTGTTGATGCAGTACTCCGAACCGATCGAGACCGCCGTCGAGTCCCGACTCGGCGGGTGA
- a CDS encoding cation:proton antiporter regulatory subunit — translation MDISESDLPGVGKKHEIEIGGDKRLVIVTHNTGKRQLFLKDGSDADSEELFELSDQLARTVGTILEGAYFQPVASESVETMLAEGTLLEWYAIGDDSPLVGETLRSADVANRTGVTVVAIQREDEVLSDTLAETELRAGDTLVAVGDRESCDQFEDLLTGDA, via the coding sequence ATGGATATCTCCGAGAGCGATCTTCCCGGCGTCGGGAAGAAACACGAGATCGAGATCGGGGGCGACAAGCGCCTGGTCATCGTCACCCACAACACCGGAAAACGCCAGCTCTTCCTGAAAGACGGCTCCGACGCCGACTCCGAGGAACTGTTCGAACTCTCGGACCAGCTAGCCCGAACCGTCGGGACGATCCTAGAGGGGGCGTACTTCCAGCCGGTCGCCTCCGAGAGCGTCGAGACGATGCTCGCCGAAGGGACGCTTCTAGAGTGGTACGCCATCGGGGACGACTCGCCGCTGGTCGGCGAGACCCTGCGAAGCGCCGACGTGGCCAACCGCACCGGCGTCACCGTCGTCGCCATCCAGCGCGAGGACGAGGTGCTCTCGGACACGCTGGCCGAGACCGAACTCCGGGCTGGCGACACGCTCGTCGCCGTCGGCGACCGGGAGAGTTGCGACCAGTTCGAGGACCTGCTGACGGGGGACGCGTAG
- a CDS encoding site-2 protease family protein — MSEDSLPGEFPGDRLAGTVRDAERLPEDLPAPRRLAESFRVYEVDAATDEGVKYYGDPVVDSDTILQRIGPLFRQRGYRVALREEMGEHVLVAQQRSVGVDGVPWTNVLLAAATLLSTLFAGSRWYGLDVLGDPASIIQAWPFAAGVLGILAIHESGHYVLSRYHRVEASLPYFIPLPFNVIGTLGAVIRMNDNIPDRRALFDIGVAGPLAGLVATVVVTAVGVTLPPVQVAGGVVTQVELGFPPLIQGIAVLVGEPLQYSDPTTIVNPVVIAGWVGAFVTFLNLLPVGQLDGAHVVRSLVGERFGSVQLVVPVALFGLAGYLVAFERGQGAFLWGFWGVLALVFSRAGAVTPFDETPLGPGRSAVGVLTLLLGVLCFVPVPIVVSV; from the coding sequence ATGAGTGAGGACTCCCTCCCGGGTGAGTTTCCCGGCGACCGTCTGGCAGGCACCGTCCGGGACGCCGAGCGCCTGCCCGAGGACCTTCCGGCCCCGAGACGGCTGGCGGAGAGCTTTCGCGTCTACGAAGTCGACGCGGCGACCGACGAGGGTGTCAAGTATTACGGCGATCCGGTCGTCGACAGCGACACGATCCTCCAGCGGATCGGGCCGCTGTTCCGTCAACGGGGGTACCGGGTCGCGCTCCGGGAGGAGATGGGCGAACACGTCCTGGTCGCCCAGCAGCGCTCGGTCGGCGTCGACGGCGTCCCGTGGACGAACGTCCTCCTGGCGGCCGCGACGCTGCTGTCGACGCTGTTTGCCGGGAGCCGCTGGTACGGCCTCGACGTGCTGGGGGACCCCGCCTCGATCATCCAGGCCTGGCCCTTCGCCGCGGGCGTCCTGGGTATCCTCGCGATCCACGAGTCGGGCCACTACGTGTTGAGCCGGTACCACCGGGTCGAGGCCAGCCTCCCGTACTTCATCCCGCTGCCGTTCAACGTCATCGGGACGCTGGGCGCGGTCATTCGGATGAACGACAACATCCCGGACCGGCGCGCGCTGTTCGACATCGGGGTCGCGGGGCCGCTGGCCGGCCTCGTCGCTACGGTGGTCGTGACGGCCGTCGGCGTCACGCTCCCGCCGGTCCAGGTCGCCGGCGGCGTCGTCACCCAGGTCGAACTGGGCTTTCCGCCGTTGATCCAGGGGATCGCCGTGCTCGTCGGTGAACCGCTACAGTATTCGGACCCGACGACGATCGTCAACCCGGTCGTCATCGCGGGGTGGGTCGGCGCCTTCGTCACGTTCCTGAACCTGCTGCCGGTCGGCCAACTGGACGGCGCTCACGTCGTCCGGTCGCTGGTCGGCGAGCGGTTCGGCAGCGTCCAGCTCGTCGTCCCGGTCGCACTGTTCGGGCTCGCGGGCTACCTCGTCGCGTTCGAGCGCGGTCAGGGCGCCTTCCTCTGGGGGTTCTGGGGCGTCCTCGCGCTGGTGTTCAGCCGTGCCGGCGCGGTGACTCCCTTCGACGAGACGCCGCTGGGTCCCGGCCGGAGCGCAGTCGGCGTCCTGACACTGCTGCTGGGCGTCCTCTGTTTCGTGCCGGTGCCGATCGTGGTCTCGGTCTGA
- a CDS encoding phosphoribosyltransferase produces the protein MGELPEEFPCTITNWEYIYGLCRDVADEVKAADFEPDVIVALARGGWFAGRCLCDFLGLDDLASLKVEHYVGTAQKSGEPEVRYPLADGAVDGKDVLIVDDIADTGGSISMAAECVEDNAPASVRTATLQLLQTSEYEPDFVGERLDTWQWVVYPWNFVEDMIELLEGVMEKSDRQHHTAEDLRKLLAEYHGVTRISMEVAQPGRLDEVLTEMERRAVAEGTTTADGTDAWRLADG, from the coding sequence ATGGGCGAGTTACCGGAGGAGTTTCCGTGTACCATCACCAACTGGGAGTACATCTACGGGCTCTGCCGCGACGTAGCCGACGAGGTGAAAGCGGCCGACTTCGAACCGGACGTCATCGTTGCGCTGGCACGCGGCGGCTGGTTCGCCGGGCGGTGTCTCTGTGACTTCCTGGGATTGGACGATCTGGCGAGTCTGAAGGTCGAACACTACGTCGGGACGGCACAGAAAAGCGGCGAGCCGGAAGTCCGCTATCCGCTGGCCGACGGCGCAGTCGACGGCAAGGACGTTCTGATCGTCGACGATATCGCCGACACCGGCGGCTCCATCTCGATGGCCGCCGAGTGTGTCGAGGACAATGCTCCCGCGAGTGTGCGGACGGCCACGCTCCAGTTGCTCCAGACCAGCGAGTACGAACCCGACTTCGTCGGCGAACGGCTCGATACCTGGCAGTGGGTGGTCTATCCGTGGAACTTCGTCGAGGACATGATCGAACTGCTCGAAGGCGTCATGGAGAAATCCGACCGACAGCACCACACCGCCGAGGACCTCCGGAAGCTCCTCGCGGAGTACCACGGGGTCACCCGCATCTCGATGGAGGTCGCACAGCCCGGTCGGCTCGACGAAGTCCTCACCGAGATGGAGCGTCGGGCCGTCGCCGAGGGGACGACGACCGCTGACGGGACCGACGCCTGGCGACTCGCCGACGGTTAG
- a CDS encoding PhzF family phenazine biosynthesis protein, whose product METRQALLVDAFADEPLAGNPAGVVPEAEGLTADQMRAVASELGASETAFVLPATDSDADRRLRFFSPEREVDLCGHATVAAHAALAERGVVEDGQHTMATEAGVFEVETKENDMVWMEQDEADIRTVDLDEQRVADALGLDVATLRDVGADLPLSVADTGFPWLVVPVNYFEHLGSIDPDVTAIEELCRAVDAEGIYPFTFDTISGRSTLHGRAFAPLAGIAEDPVTGTAAGACGAYIRRHGAIDSTVEQVVVEQGHFIDRPGTVTVDTDGLEVWIGGRGVTSLSGDITVPPAAEDDDIIEI is encoded by the coding sequence ATGGAGACGAGACAGGCGCTGCTCGTCGATGCCTTCGCCGACGAGCCACTGGCCGGCAACCCGGCCGGTGTGGTGCCCGAGGCCGAGGGACTGACAGCCGACCAGATGCGGGCCGTCGCCAGCGAATTGGGGGCCAGCGAGACGGCGTTCGTCCTCCCGGCCACCGACAGTGACGCCGACCGGCGGCTCCGATTCTTCTCGCCGGAACGGGAAGTCGACCTCTGTGGGCACGCGACCGTCGCTGCGCACGCGGCCCTCGCCGAACGGGGAGTCGTCGAGGACGGCCAGCACACGATGGCGACGGAAGCCGGCGTCTTCGAGGTCGAGACGAAGGAAAACGACATGGTCTGGATGGAACAGGACGAGGCCGACATCCGGACGGTCGACCTCGACGAACAGCGGGTCGCAGACGCGCTCGGACTCGACGTAGCGACGCTCCGGGACGTGGGTGCGGACCTCCCCCTGTCGGTCGCCGATACGGGGTTCCCGTGGCTGGTCGTCCCGGTGAACTACTTCGAACATCTCGGCAGTATCGACCCCGACGTGACCGCGATCGAGGAACTCTGCAGGGCGGTCGACGCCGAGGGGATCTACCCGTTCACGTTCGACACGATCAGCGGCCGATCGACGCTCCACGGGCGAGCGTTCGCCCCGCTTGCCGGCATCGCCGAAGACCCCGTCACTGGGACTGCTGCCGGAGCCTGTGGTGCCTACATCCGCCGGCACGGCGCAATCGACAGTACGGTCGAGCAGGTGGTCGTCGAGCAGGGTCACTTCATCGACCGTCCGGGGACAGTGACGGTCGATACCGACGGACTCGAAGTGTGGATCGGTGGCCGCGGAGTCACGTCGCTGTCCGGCGATATCACCGTCCCGCCGGCCGCCGAGGACGACGACATCATCGAGATCTGA